In one Dehalogenimonas formicexedens genomic region, the following are encoded:
- a CDS encoding Fic family protein produces the protein MDTALFKKSPSGKLSRATGDYWAFIPDPLPPRLEWDDALVSVMSKADIALGTLSGLGETLPNPHLLIYPFIRREAVLSSRIEGTQSSLSDLLLFEATQVEKWGDVREVQNYVRAMEYGLKRLNELPLSLRFIRELHGVLMEGVRGQHATPGEFRQSQNWIGNPGATLNEATFVPPPVPEMQECLSQLEKFLHAETRLPPLVEAALVHYQFEVIHPFLDGNGRIGRLLVTLLLCQRNVLSNPLLYLSAFFEQHREEYYDLLLKVSSTGAWREWIEFFLRAVTEQSGDAVSRSRRLQELLRSYSQLAREKHLPPTAVQLVELILMKPVLSAKTAQEYLKITSPGARKAIKSLLEAGILTEITGRKRDKAYAANEVLKALDGEITPE, from the coding sequence GCTTGAGTGGGACGATGCCCTGGTATCAGTCATGTCGAAAGCCGACATAGCTCTGGGGACTCTTTCTGGCCTGGGCGAAACGCTGCCCAATCCACACCTTCTCATCTACCCTTTCATCAGGAGAGAGGCAGTCCTGTCTTCGCGTATCGAGGGCACACAGTCCTCGCTCTCTGACCTCCTGCTGTTTGAGGCAACGCAGGTTGAGAAATGGGGTGACGTCAGGGAAGTGCAGAACTATGTGCGTGCCATGGAGTACGGACTGAAACGACTGAACGAGTTGCCGCTAAGCCTGAGGTTTATCCGCGAATTGCATGGAGTCCTGATGGAAGGGGTACGTGGCCAGCACGCTACTCCTGGTGAGTTTCGCCAGTCGCAGAACTGGATCGGCAACCCCGGAGCGACCCTCAATGAGGCAACATTTGTGCCTCCGCCGGTACCTGAGATGCAGGAATGCCTTAGTCAGCTGGAGAAGTTCCTCCACGCCGAAACCAGGCTGCCCCCGCTGGTCGAGGCGGCGCTAGTTCATTATCAATTTGAGGTAATTCATCCGTTCCTGGATGGGAACGGGCGTATCGGCCGACTTTTGGTCACACTGCTTTTATGCCAGAGAAATGTTCTCAGCAATCCACTGCTTTACCTGAGTGCTTTCTTTGAACAGCACCGCGAGGAGTATTATGACCTTCTCTTGAAGGTAAGTAGCACAGGCGCATGGCGAGAATGGATAGAGTTCTTCTTGAGGGCGGTCACCGAGCAGTCCGGGGATGCGGTCTCAAGGTCACGGCGTCTGCAGGAGCTTCTGCGAAGTTATTCGCAGCTTGCCAGAGAGAAGCATTTACCGCCGACGGCCGTACAATTGGTGGAACTTATTCTCATGAAGCCAGTATTAAGCGCAAAAACGGCCCAAGAGTATCTGAAGATAACATCCCCGGGCGCCAGGAAGGCGATAAAGTCGCTCTTGGAAGCTGGTATCCTGACCGAGATTACCGGTCGTAAACGTGACAAGGCTTACGCGGCTAATGAAGTCCTTAAAGCCTTGGATGGAGAAATTACTCCCGAGT